DNA sequence from the Cucumis melo cultivar AY chromosome 6, USDA_Cmelo_AY_1.0, whole genome shotgun sequence genome:
tccttttaatacAATGAGTGAAgaatataaatttgaatttctAGCTTTTTGAAACAGTGCATCCCCAGTTTATTGATAACCAACTAACCACAAAGCACTATTTACTACTCTCAAACATTCAATTAATATTTAGaaatgtattttctttttcttaaaaaaaaaaaatcaagcaGTGGATATTCCTTAGCtgtattaaattattaatttgtcTAATCATATTTATTAGTTAGTTAATTAATATTGGACTCGAGGGGGCACTCCCTCATGCCTTTTAGATATGTTTGTTCCCAATAATTAAGATCCTTTAGTTTACAATGACACATTTCTATATCTCTAATCTTCATTCATTAGAtataattttgattttctttcttGCAATTATTAATTTTGACCCACATTATTATCAAGCATGTTTCTCATTTTAtgattgttattattgttgttgataTAGAAGCGAATTTTCATCGTCTATACTTATTAGATATTATTCATTTCGCAGTATTTAAGAATGATCGTAAAGTTGAAATtgatttaaattataatttttgtaGCTATTAATACATGAGGTGTTGATAAACGTACTTTTGTTATGAATTATGCAATTTCGTTTTCTATGTGCCTAAGTATACAATTCTTTTTCTACCAAATTTTGCCATTCTTAAATTCTGTTTGTATTGTTTAAAATTTCCTATTTATTCCTTTATGCATGATTATTCCCATAGCAACTTTACATTCTAAATTTATTTATGGCGTTGACAATATTAATAAGATTAACAATAAAGTTGTTATGGTTTAAGTAAGTTAAAAGTAActttcaaaagaaaatatttaagtAAAGTTAtaacttttgattttttttttttttgacaaaaataataatatatatatatgtcttaCTATCATTCTCAATTTAAACCTACCTTAATTGCCAAGAACTTGTAGgggaaaaaaaaatggaatgtTGCTTGGTAGCGACGGAATTTGTGGGTCCAATCCACTTTTATCTCCATCAGTgcttaaaaaaatattgtaaaagaaaaatgacaCTTAAGTGTGCTGTGGTTTGATCAGAAACTTTATGAAAAACACAAATCAATAGAACCCATGCAACAACCTATGGTTGACAAGGTGGCTACATGAGTACTCCAATCCAAAACATTAGAGGAAAGAGTGAGAGGGAAGAAGCCCTACGCCTCGCCCCATTTTCTTTGGTGAAAAGAGTTGCTGCAATGACGCAATTACATCCCAACCTAGCTATCACAATTACACATCCCACAAACTCACATCTTGTTCTCACTACTGCCTACATTTGGTATGTATATATCAATTAATTAGCTTTCAAACTTATCCTAACCTATCACATTATCATTGCAACCACAGTATATTAAAATGTGTCTCACCTAACAAAGTTCAAGAGAGTGATAAACCTCTACCACCAGTAAAAATAAACAATACTTTATTATATTGTATAAGTAGATAATAATTTGAGAAACTATATGGTTAAGAAGGGATTTTTGTAccattttaataattttttacactgtaaaaattctttttatttggggtattttcatttttgttatatttcttATTTATGCAATGGTAGTCAAACTTTCTTTTGAGCATTTTAGGTGTATCGAAAAATTGAgacaaaaaaggaagaagataaacttttccaaaattaaagaaaagttaAAACGAAAATTAAGCCCTATAATTCAATCATAAACACGACATTGAAACACAACCAACTAAACAGCACATGAAGTGTTGGAAAActcaaaggaaaaaaagaaaaaaaaaagaaaagaaaagaaaagaaaagcaccGTCTTTCCTTAGCAAGATACTTTCCTTGATACTATAAATTAAGATGCAAAGATAAATGATCTGAAATCATCCTGGTTTTTCCCGTGAAAACTCTGCCACTAGTCCTTGTTACGCGTGCCTTGTAGCTTTTAGCCTCTACGCATCTAATTAGCTTATAGAAATGGCGTTTTTAGAACAGTAGAAATACCCcctctttctttgattttaaaCCACACCTCGACCCACATTTCCATCTTCCCACTTACTACTACCCACTTCCATTCTTCATGTTGCTTCCAATGTTGAAGACCCATTTCCATGAAAAtggatttcttttttctctgcTTCTCATTCTTCTCTGTTTCCCTTTTGCCATGGCGGAGAAGGACTTTTGGAGGTCGAGTTTGGTGGGAATGTCGGATTCTTCCGACCCTTTGAAGCTCACGTTTAATGCTCCTGCCAAGCACTGGACTGATGCCATTCCTATTGGGAATGGACGGCTTGGAGCGATGGTTTGGGGTGGTGTCGATACTGAGATTCTTCAGCTTAATGGTTTGGTCCCCCTTTAACTCTTGAGGTCTTTTTCGTTTTGGTTGAACTAATTTGGAAGAAATAGAGATGTATTTGGATGCAGTATGCAGTTTTGGTTACTGAGAAGTCAGATGGGTGTGTGTGTGTTTGACGTTATATCATATATATGAGTTTCTGCCTTTCACTTTCgttctttttaatttttgccATTACTAATTTGGGAATATTACTTTTGATGGGGAAACCTATTCCTTTGTGTAGAATATTTGTGATTGAtgtggatttttttttacttaactTCTATAATTTGTCAACTAGCAATGTAGTTGGGAATATAATTAACACATTGTCTAGATTTTCCTTCCTTCATTGTTGGTAGGCTGTGTTTTGAATGGCTATGAAGGATATGGAAAAGATATAAAATATTACAGACTACAGAGTTGTATATTTCTGTTCTAGCTGGATGGATCTGGTGtcattttaactttttcttgGGAAAATTGTCTTTTGGGTATCCTACTGAACTTTACTGGTTTCATGCAAACCTAGTAAATGAATGTTACAGTTTAAGTTTCAATTATACCATCTGAAGGCTAATAAAAATTCATGCAGAGGACACACTTTGGACTGGAACTCCTGCAAACTATACCAACCCAGATGCTCCTCAGGCTCTAAGAGAGGTTAGAAAGCTTGTTGACGATGGAAAGTATGCTGAAGCTACCGAAGCTGCAGTCAAACTGTCAGGAAAGCCTTCTGATGTAATGCTTCTCAACTCCTCATAATACGCTTTCCTTGTGCACAAATGGGATCCTTAAATGAATTTAATCCCTTGCTAAAGCAGCTCTTTATGAATCATTGGTTGTAGTTCTTTGCTATCTTTTTGTTTCCAGTCTCTGCTAAGCTAATCTCCTTTTTCATCATGTATGTGCTTCATGCTCTCTTAAACTACTGTGCAAAGCTTATAAGTAACTGGTCATCAAATGCCTTGTTCTAGTTGAATAGGTTCTACTCATCCAACTTACCTTAATAGGAAGGGATGCCTATTTTAGCATTTCAAAAACAATTTTGTCATTCTCCAAAAAtcttatttattgtttttttctttttcggtGCTTTAGTTTCTTATCATACTGAAGACTTGATAGAGCATTGAAATTGAAGCAGTTTGTTTGAATATATGTTATTCTGACAATCTTGCGATCATGCAGGTTTATCAACTCCTGGGTGATATTAAGCTAGAGTTTGAAGTTTCCCATCAGTCATATACACCTGAGACTTATCATCGAGAATTAGACTTGAATACAGCCACAGCAAGGGTGAAGTACTCTGTGGGTGATGTAGAATTTACAAGGGAACATTTTGCCTCTAACCCTGATCAAGCAATTGTAACCAAGATTGCTGCAAGCAAACCAGGATCTTTGTCATTTATCGTGTCCATTGATAGCAAGTTACATCACAGCTCGCATGTAGTAGATGGTCAAAGTCTAATTGTACTACATGGAAGCTGTCGAGGTGTGAGGATCCCTCCAAAAATGGAATTAGATGACAATCCCAAGGGCATTCAATATTCTGCCGTTCTTAGTTTACAGGTTAGTGATGGCAGTGGAGTAGTACACGATTTagatgaaaagaaattaaaggttAATGGCTCAGATTGGGCTGTCTTGCGTCTGGTGGCTTCATCTTCTTTTAAGGGACCATTTACGCAGCCTTCGTTGTCTGGAAAGGATCCTTCTTCTGAATCTCTTGCGACAATGAAGAAGTTAAAAAATTTGTCTTATTCCAATCTTTATGCACGGCACTTGAATGACTATCAGAGTCTTTTTCAACGTGTTTCGTTGCATCTTTCAAAGAGCTCGAAGAACGAATCTTCTTCAACTAATTCTGGAGGAAAGGAAGTTAGAGTAGCTTCTACTGCAGAGAGGGTAAAATCTTTTCAGAATGATGAAGATCCGTCTTTGGTAGAGCTGCTATTCCAATATAGTCGGTATCTACTTATCTCTTGTTCACGGCCTGGAACTCAGGTGGCCAACCTTCAGGGTATATGGAACAAGAATGTCGAACCAGCATGGGAGTAAGTTTCTAGCCTTATCATTATTTTAATGTTCTGTTGCTTTATATTTTCATCTAATGCGTTTTAGAAGTaagttttcaagaaaaataTAGGAGAAAGTGATCCAAGTGAACCGTAACTGTATATCTCTACCTACCTTTGTCTTGACACTTCACAGTTTGGAATGTTGCATaacaaaatgaaattcaatACAAACGGTTAATGACAAAACGTGATAGATTATGTTTCCCATAGACATTTTGCTTTGGTTCATCTTCTTAGATGCTTATCTGgtttcccttctttttctttttcagtgGTGCTCCGCACTTGAACATTAATCTACAAATGAACTATTGGCCATCCCTTCCGTGCAACCTTAAGGAGTGCCAGGAACCATTGTTTGATTTCACATCCTTCTTATCTGTCAATGGACGTAAGACTGCAAAAGTAAGCATCCGTACCTTTGATACTTGTTTGTTCTATGCTGTTTTAATAATTCAATTTTAGTTCCCTTTAGTGATATTAGAAAGAAATCAATAATCAAAATACATGGTTCTGTTTTAGTTTCTTTGATGATTTTTGGAAGCCGTCGTTTTTAGGGGTTGTCCTATCACCTATGTTTCCATTATAGGGCAAACATTCTTTACCTTGTCTGTGACATTGTCCTCacatgtttttaaattttataggtGAACTATGAAGCAAGTGGTTGGGTGGCTCATCAGGTGTCAGACATATGGGCAAAAAGCTCTCCGGATCGAGGACAGGCTGTTTGGGCTTTATGGCCAATGGGTGGAGCATGGCTTTGTACCCATCTGTGGGAGCATTACACTTACACAATGGACAAAGTAAGTTCCTGCCTACAATTGTATGGCTGTCTTTGTTCAGTGTTTTGTTTGAGCAGATGTTTTGTACTGAAGTTGAGTACAGAACAGTGTTACttctagataaaaataaattaccGGTGTACTGCAAATTCAGTGAACTGTCACCTCTTTATAAATGAAAATTTCTGTTCATTATCTTATATAATTCAATCCACCTTCAgaactttttaaaaaacaagGCATATCCTCTGATGGAAGGATGCGCATCATTTCTGTTGGATTGGCTAATTAATGGCAAGGACGGATATTTGGAAACAAACCCATCAACATCCCCAGAACACATGTTCATAGCTCCTGATGGTAAACCTGCTAGTGTGAGTTATTCAACAACAATGGATATCGCTATCACAAAAGAGGTTTTCTCATCCATCATATCTGCTGCAGAGGTGAAGCTTTCTTTCTGTGTTCGTAAAATGAAACTGTTTTACTTTGCCTGCTGGATGTATTTGTTTATGTTTTCGTAATTTACATGTTTTAACAGATTCTGGGAAAAAGCAAGGATACTTTTATCGACAAGGTTCGGAAGGCTCAAGCTAGGCTATTACCTTATAAGATAGCTAAAGATGGTTCTCTTATGGAATGGGTATGTAAGTATCTCATCTCTTAATCGGGAGCTTTGAAGAATTATCTAGACTGCCCTAACTCAACATCTCTTGGATTAGGCCCTTGACTTTGAGGACCGAGAAGTGCATCATCGACATGTATCACACCTATTCGGGCTGTATCCGGGGCACACCATAACTGTTCAGAAAACACCCAACATTTCAGAAGCTGCAAACAATACTCTTCACAAAAGAGGTTTCTATTTGTCAACCAACTTTTTTGGGTTTCCTTCCACTTTAGGCTTTATTAGACATAGCCAGATAGGGATGAAAAATCATGATCTGTTATACTTCGGATTAGCAAATAGCAATcagtaattttttattattttggtttGTATGTTATAATCTGAAAGGATATAAGATAAACATAATTTGATCATTGTGCTAAACAACAATACTCATAAACTTCCTCTTGCAAAACAGGAGAGGAAGGTCCAGGATGGTCAACTGCATGGAAAATTGCTCTATGGGCTCGTCTTCATAACAGCGAGCATGCATACCGGATGGTCAAACATTTGTTCGATCTTGTTGACCCAGATCATGAAAGTGATTATGAAGGTGGTCTATACAGCAATTTGTTCACTGCTCACCCCCCTTTCCAAATAGATGCCAACTTTGGGTAAGCTACATAGTTTACACTTGTGTAGTATTCACTTCTTTTTTGTGCGTGAAAGTTGCCAATGAAGTACTAAAAGCCTAATGAAACAATACCCTTTCTTGCTCCTCTTGGGTGCTGCTGACCTATCCAGATTCTCAGCTGCCATTGCTGAAATGCTCGTCCAGAGCACCATTAACGATCTTTACTTACTTCCTGCTCTTCCCCGTCATGTTTGGCCCTACGGTTGCGTTAAAGGATTGAAGGCACGAGGTGGATTGACGGTAAACATGTGCTGGACAGGAGGAGATCTGGATGAGGTCGGTCTTTGGTCGTCGGAACAAATTTCCCTTACAACATTACACTATAGAGAAACTACAGTAGCAGCAAATTTATCATCTGGCAAAGTCTATACTTTCAATAAGCTGTTGAAATGTGTTAGAACATACTCTCTACCAAAATGATTTTCTACAACACAACAACGATGGGTTTCCAAATCTTTGAAGATGTTCTTTGATTCTTTCAGAAACATGAAAGATTTCAGAATCTGCACAAGAAACTTCTTTCCATCTGGAAGGCCACAATTTCGTTTTGTTTATTTACACAATGATTGTCAATCGATTATTTATgaccactttttttttttttttgggggggggggggaagatGATTGTATTCACACATAATGGTAATGATAATACTATGTTCTTAGAAAtgcttttgatttttttactatctattataATAAAATGAAGAATCATACTTTTGATCAATTTCAAGAAGTTGCAAGTGTAAGTTATTG
Encoded proteins:
- the LOC103496193 gene encoding alpha-L-fucosidase 2, yielding MLLPMLKTHFHENGFLFSLLLILLCFPFAMAEKDFWRSSLVGMSDSSDPLKLTFNAPAKHWTDAIPIGNGRLGAMVWGGVDTEILQLNEDTLWTGTPANYTNPDAPQALREVRKLVDDGKYAEATEAAVKLSGKPSDVYQLLGDIKLEFEVSHQSYTPETYHRELDLNTATARVKYSVGDVEFTREHFASNPDQAIVTKIAASKPGSLSFIVSIDSKLHHSSHVVDGQSLIVLHGSCRGVRIPPKMELDDNPKGIQYSAVLSLQVSDGSGVVHDLDEKKLKVNGSDWAVLRLVASSSFKGPFTQPSLSGKDPSSESLATMKKLKNLSYSNLYARHLNDYQSLFQRVSLHLSKSSKNESSSTNSGGKEVRVASTAERVKSFQNDEDPSLVELLFQYSRYLLISCSRPGTQVANLQGIWNKNVEPAWDGAPHLNINLQMNYWPSLPCNLKECQEPLFDFTSFLSVNGRKTAKVNYEASGWVAHQVSDIWAKSSPDRGQAVWALWPMGGAWLCTHLWEHYTYTMDKNFLKNKAYPLMEGCASFLLDWLINGKDGYLETNPSTSPEHMFIAPDGKPASVSYSTTMDIAITKEVFSSIISAAEILGKSKDTFIDKVRKAQARLLPYKIAKDGSLMEWALDFEDREVHHRHVSHLFGLYPGHTITVQKTPNISEAANNTLHKRGEEGPGWSTAWKIALWARLHNSEHAYRMVKHLFDLVDPDHESDYEGGLYSNLFTAHPPFQIDANFGFSAAIAEMLVQSTINDLYLLPALPRHVWPYGCVKGLKARGGLTVNMCWTGGDLDEVGLWSSEQISLTTLHYRETTVAANLSSGKVYTFNKLLKCVRTYSLPK